A single genomic interval of Spirosoma linguale DSM 74 harbors:
- a CDS encoding protein of unknown function DUF72 (PFAM: protein of unknown function DUF72~KEGG: ppr:PBPRA1111 hypothetical protein) codes for MEFGKVQNLSNVNFSLPPGAAFNGRIWSAVEQIQHSGRCQPLVSIGGPVWANKDYVGKVYPSTAKEKEFLHYYTRQFNTIELNLTHYQIPTLGMIDKWKMEATDGFTYCPKFPQMISHERQLVATEGLTEEFVNAVLSLEEYLGMTFLQLPPNFSPDKWPVLETYLKSLPDELDVAVEFRHPDWFSKTAVWQQTLERLFNLHRHVVITDVAGRRDVLHMGLSSPVLTLRFIANEGHPTDYSRTDAWVQRLKTWFEKGLQRAYLFVHGGGDNDTAPELIAYWIRELNKHCGLNLRQPVLQPKVVQGSLF; via the coding sequence ATGGAATTCGGGAAAGTACAGAACCTTAGTAACGTAAATTTCAGCTTACCACCCGGTGCTGCCTTCAACGGCCGGATCTGGTCGGCCGTCGAGCAAATACAGCATAGCGGGCGATGTCAGCCGTTGGTTTCCATCGGTGGACCTGTATGGGCTAACAAAGATTATGTCGGAAAAGTGTATCCGTCCACGGCAAAGGAAAAGGAGTTTCTACACTACTACACCCGCCAGTTCAATACCATTGAGCTTAATTTAACCCACTACCAGATTCCGACGCTGGGTATGATCGATAAGTGGAAGATGGAAGCAACGGACGGATTTACCTATTGTCCTAAATTTCCACAGATGATCAGCCACGAACGGCAGCTAGTTGCCACCGAAGGGCTGACCGAAGAGTTTGTGAATGCTGTTTTGAGTCTCGAAGAATACCTGGGCATGACGTTTCTACAATTACCGCCCAATTTCAGCCCCGATAAGTGGCCTGTTCTGGAGACTTACCTTAAAAGCCTGCCCGATGAGCTGGATGTGGCCGTCGAGTTTCGTCACCCGGATTGGTTCAGCAAAACGGCTGTTTGGCAACAAACGCTTGAGCGTCTTTTCAACCTTCATCGGCATGTGGTTATTACCGATGTTGCCGGTCGGCGGGATGTCTTGCACATGGGACTGAGCAGTCCTGTATTAACCCTTCGCTTTATTGCCAACGAAGGTCACCCAACGGACTATTCGCGAACCGATGCCTGGGTGCAGCGGCTGAAAACCTGGTTCGAAAAGGGTCTTCAGCGGGCTTATCTGTTTGTGCACGGTGGTGGCGACAATGACACCGCTCCTGAACTGATCGCCTATTGGATCCGCGAGCTGAACAAACACTGTGGCCTGAACCTGCGCCAGCCCGTCCTTCAGCCCAAAGTAGTACAGGGAAGTTTGTTTTGA